Proteins from a genomic interval of Alkalispirochaeta americana:
- the cysQ gene encoding 3'(2'),5'-bisphosphate nucleotidase CysQ — MVLERPLREAALGAALEAGKEIMEVYGRNFSVTEKDDASPLTEADTRAHGVIVRRLGEADPAIPILSEEGKHQPYQERSRWTRFWVVDPLDGTKEFIKKNDEFTVNIALFHRSGTGEALPVLGVVVAPALEVAYLGVPGEGAWRGSTDSWGGDLEGFLSRSSTLPEDGAGRGRPYRIVASRSHMSDETAAFIAERRREHPLLELVSSGSSLKICRVAEGSADEYPRFAPTMEWDTAAGDALARAAGCEVLRWEGGGPAGPLRYNKEDLLNPWFLVRSLRSGSARRGGAGQGQERKE; from the coding sequence ATGGTACTGGAACGACCTCTTCGGGAAGCGGCCCTGGGGGCAGCTCTGGAAGCGGGGAAGGAAATCATGGAGGTCTACGGCCGGAACTTTTCCGTCACGGAAAAGGACGACGCATCACCTCTCACCGAGGCTGATACGCGTGCCCATGGGGTTATTGTCCGGCGTCTGGGAGAGGCCGACCCGGCCATTCCCATCCTGAGCGAAGAGGGAAAGCATCAGCCCTATCAGGAACGATCCCGCTGGACCCGGTTTTGGGTGGTGGACCCTCTGGACGGGACCAAAGAGTTCATCAAGAAGAACGACGAGTTCACCGTGAACATAGCCCTTTTTCACCGGTCCGGGACGGGGGAGGCTCTTCCCGTGCTGGGAGTTGTGGTTGCTCCTGCCCTGGAGGTGGCCTACCTGGGGGTGCCCGGGGAAGGCGCCTGGCGCGGATCAACCGATTCCTGGGGGGGCGATCTGGAGGGGTTTCTCTCCCGGAGCAGCACCCTTCCCGAGGACGGGGCTGGCCGGGGCCGTCCCTACCGGATTGTGGCCAGCCGCTCCCACATGAGTGACGAGACTGCGGCGTTCATCGCGGAGCGCCGCCGGGAGCACCCCCTCCTGGAGCTTGTTTCATCGGGAAGTTCCCTGAAAATATGCCGGGTGGCGGAGGGATCAGCCGACGAGTATCCCCGGTTTGCTCCCACCATGGAGTGGGACACCGCTGCCGGAGATGCCCTGGCCCGGGCTGCCGGGTGCGAGGTCCTGCGATGGGAAGGGGGCGGTCCTGCGGGACCGCTACGCTATAACAAGGAAGATCTTCTGAATCCCTGGTTTCTCGTGAGAAGCCTCAGGTCCGGATCCGCCCGGCGCGGCGGGGCCGGTCAGGGACAGGAGAGAAAGGAATAA
- the cysD gene encoding sulfate adenylyltransferase subunit CysD, with protein sequence MASNTYQRNTLDILESEAIYVIREVAAQFERPVMLFSGGKDSIVMSWLARKAFFPGKIPFPLMHIDTGHNFQETLRYRDWWMTQIDARIIVRSVEDSIRQGRAKEEEGPNPSRNGLQTVTLLDALNEFKFDCALGGARRDEEKARAKERFFSFRDRFGQWDPKNQRPELWNLYNGMKRPGEHLRAFPISNWTELDVWQYIQREKIDLPTLYFTHQREIIRRDGVILAVGDYNQPVEGEEAETAWVRFRTIGDMTCTGATESRANTLDDIVNEIAATRVTERGGRADDRRSEAAMEDRKKQGYF encoded by the coding sequence ATGGCTTCCAACACCTACCAGCGGAACACGCTGGACATTCTCGAATCCGAAGCGATCTACGTTATACGCGAGGTAGCTGCCCAGTTTGAGCGGCCGGTGATGCTCTTTTCCGGAGGAAAGGATTCCATCGTCATGTCCTGGCTCGCCCGAAAGGCCTTTTTTCCCGGGAAGATACCCTTTCCCCTGATGCATATCGATACGGGCCACAACTTTCAGGAGACTCTGCGCTACCGCGACTGGTGGATGACCCAGATTGATGCCCGGATCATTGTCCGATCTGTGGAGGATTCGATCCGCCAGGGGCGGGCAAAAGAAGAAGAGGGGCCCAACCCCAGCAGAAATGGCCTGCAAACGGTAACCCTGCTGGATGCCCTGAATGAGTTCAAGTTTGATTGCGCCCTGGGGGGCGCTCGAAGGGACGAGGAAAAAGCGCGAGCCAAAGAGCGGTTTTTCAGTTTCCGCGATCGGTTTGGTCAGTGGGATCCCAAAAATCAGCGCCCCGAGCTGTGGAATCTCTATAACGGAATGAAGCGACCCGGAGAACACCTGCGGGCTTTTCCCATAAGCAACTGGACAGAGCTGGATGTGTGGCAGTATATCCAGCGCGAAAAGATCGATCTGCCGACCCTCTATTTTACGCATCAGCGAGAGATTATCCGTCGGGACGGAGTTATCCTCGCCGTGGGTGACTACAACCAGCCCGTTGAGGGCGAAGAGGCAGAAACCGCCTGGGTCCGGTTTCGCACGATCGGCGACATGACCTGCACGGGAGCGACCGAGAGCAGGGCCAATACACTGGATGATATCGTCAACGAGATCGCCGCAACCCGGGTAACCGAGAGGGGCGGCCGTGCCGACGACCGCCGCAGCGAGGCAGCCATGGAAGACCGAAAGAAACAGGGGTATTTCTGA
- the cysN gene encoding sulfate adenylyltransferase subunit CysN: MSSSTGIVKERDLLRFTTAGSVDDGKSTLIGRILYDSKQIFQDQMEQLEHSSKLRGEEEVNLALLTDGLRAEREQGITIDVAYRYFSTAQRKFIIADTPGHEQYTRNMVTGASTADLAIILIDARHGVLTQSRRHGIIASLLGIPHIVVCVNKMDLVDYSRERFQEIVAEYQEFVQKLQLRDITFIPVSALVGDNVVNRSEKTPWYKGAPLLEFLETVTISSDRNLVDFRFPVQYVVRPHQDFRGFSGQVVSGTIALGEEVVVLPSMHHSRVKSIQFYERELTEAAEGESVIITLEDEIDISRGDMIVRRRNIPEVAQEFEATLAWMDERSSLEVGTPYIIQHTTRRTQAMVDDVLYQLDVNSLHRNDSETLALNEIGRVKITTASELFFDPYERNRSTGGFILIDPNDFRTVGAGMIRYSSRSTIEELKREERKHQLEPRQSTDILWDPGLVGPQDRIRRNGHDPRCIWFTGLSGAGKSTIAKEVEKRLFDQGLQVVRLDGDNVRHGLNGDLGFTRADRRENIRRVGHVARLFYDAGTIVLCTFISPYRDERSFVRSLFPEGAFWEVHVDAPVAEAERRDPKGLYRRARAGEIPGFTGVDAPYEPPEECELVVDTHRLSVDEAVERVMQILNGS; encoded by the coding sequence ATGAGCAGCAGCACAGGAATTGTAAAAGAGCGGGACCTTCTGCGATTTACCACGGCCGGGAGTGTCGACGACGGGAAGAGTACGCTGATCGGACGAATTCTCTACGACTCCAAGCAGATTTTTCAGGATCAGATGGAGCAGCTGGAACATTCCAGCAAGCTTCGGGGCGAGGAAGAGGTGAATCTGGCTCTTCTCACCGATGGGCTCCGGGCGGAGCGGGAGCAGGGAATCACCATCGATGTGGCGTACCGCTATTTTTCCACGGCACAGCGCAAGTTTATCATCGCCGATACGCCCGGCCACGAGCAGTATACCCGGAACATGGTGACCGGTGCCTCCACGGCAGATCTGGCGATCATCCTGATCGACGCACGCCACGGAGTGCTTACCCAGAGCCGCCGCCACGGTATTATCGCCAGTCTGCTGGGAATCCCCCATATTGTGGTCTGCGTGAACAAGATGGATCTGGTGGATTATTCCCGGGAGCGTTTTCAGGAGATCGTTGCGGAGTACCAGGAGTTTGTCCAGAAGTTGCAGCTTCGGGATATCACCTTCATTCCCGTATCGGCCCTGGTGGGCGATAACGTGGTGAACCGCAGCGAGAAGACCCCCTGGTACAAGGGGGCTCCCTTGCTGGAGTTTCTCGAGACCGTCACGATCAGCAGCGACCGGAACCTGGTTGATTTCCGCTTTCCCGTGCAGTACGTGGTCCGTCCGCATCAGGATTTTCGGGGTTTTTCGGGACAGGTTGTCTCGGGGACGATCGCCCTGGGCGAGGAAGTGGTGGTTCTGCCCAGCATGCACCATTCCCGGGTAAAGAGTATACAGTTCTATGAGCGGGAGCTGACCGAGGCAGCCGAGGGAGAGTCGGTGATCATCACCCTGGAGGACGAGATCGACATCAGTCGGGGTGATATGATTGTGCGTCGCCGCAACATCCCCGAGGTGGCCCAGGAGTTCGAGGCAACCCTGGCCTGGATGGACGAGCGATCCTCTCTGGAAGTGGGAACTCCCTATATCATCCAGCACACCACGCGACGAACCCAGGCGATGGTGGACGACGTACTCTATCAGCTCGACGTGAACAGTCTGCATCGAAACGACTCCGAAACGCTGGCTCTCAATGAGATTGGCCGGGTCAAAATCACGACAGCTTCGGAACTTTTCTTTGATCCCTACGAACGGAACCGCAGTACTGGCGGGTTCATCCTGATCGATCCCAATGATTTTCGAACCGTCGGGGCGGGCATGATCCGTTACTCCTCGCGAAGCACCATCGAGGAGCTCAAGCGGGAGGAGCGAAAACATCAGCTGGAACCCCGTCAGTCCACGGATATCCTCTGGGATCCTGGCCTGGTGGGACCCCAGGACAGGATTCGCCGGAACGGTCATGATCCCCGGTGTATCTGGTTTACGGGCCTCTCCGGGGCCGGGAAGAGCACCATCGCCAAGGAGGTGGAGAAACGCCTCTTTGACCAGGGGCTTCAGGTGGTTCGGCTGGACGGCGATAACGTGCGCCACGGCCTGAACGGCGATCTGGGCTTCACCCGGGCAGACAGGCGGGAAAATATTCGTCGTGTTGGTCACGTGGCGCGGCTCTTCTACGATGCGGGGACTATCGTTCTCTGCACGTTTATTTCTCCCTACCGGGACGAGCGGTCCTTCGTGCGGAGCCTCTTTCCTGAGGGTGCCTTCTGGGAGGTCCACGTGGATGCCCCCGTCGCCGAGGCGGAACGCCGCGATCCCAAGGGGCTCTATCGACGGGCCCGGGCCGGGGAGATCCCCGGGTTCACCGGCGTGGATGCCCCCTACGAGCCTCCCGAGGAGTGTGAGCTTGTGGTGGACACGCACCGCCTCTCGGTGGACGAGGCGGTGGAACGGGTCATGCAGATTCTGAACGGTTCCTGA
- a CDS encoding ROK family protein, producing MADSTIKRTQGADKPVAAVDIGATKTVVARFENDQVHQIARFPTPRDPRELVEQITATLQTASLTGTAIDRVGVGAPGPLDSRAGRFLKLPNLPEWENFPVVTALEEQLEAPVRLENDATAGALGEALYGKGKSYRSMFYITLSTGVGAGLIIDGKIFSGYRGLAGEVHAIDPGTFFGRERGETIIERASGPGMVRSARRLLQEGMASSLREESLDTYTLFAALDQGDPLARQVAQSARDAVAGLLVSVLTIVAPEVIVIGGGLCTESRWLVDPIRERVREALSIPELREIPLERAELWDTAVLFGAAHL from the coding sequence TTGGCTGATAGCACCATCAAGAGAACCCAGGGGGCAGACAAGCCCGTCGCAGCAGTAGATATCGGGGCCACAAAAACGGTGGTGGCCCGCTTCGAGAACGATCAGGTCCATCAGATCGCCCGGTTTCCCACACCCCGGGATCCCCGGGAACTGGTTGAGCAGATTACCGCGACCCTTCAAACGGCCTCCCTCACGGGAACCGCCATCGATCGTGTGGGCGTGGGCGCACCGGGTCCCCTCGATTCCAGAGCGGGCCGTTTTCTGAAACTTCCCAACCTCCCCGAGTGGGAAAATTTCCCCGTTGTAACCGCCCTGGAAGAGCAATTGGAGGCTCCAGTACGGCTTGAGAATGACGCTACAGCCGGTGCCCTGGGAGAAGCCCTCTACGGAAAGGGGAAATCCTACCGGTCCATGTTCTATATCACCCTCAGTACCGGAGTTGGTGCGGGGCTGATCATAGACGGGAAGATTTTTTCCGGGTACCGGGGGCTTGCAGGCGAGGTTCACGCCATAGATCCGGGAACGTTCTTCGGCAGGGAAAGGGGAGAAACGATCATCGAACGGGCCTCCGGCCCCGGTATGGTGCGCTCTGCCCGACGGCTTCTCCAGGAGGGTATGGCCTCGTCGCTTCGGGAAGAATCACTGGATACCTACACGCTCTTTGCCGCCCTGGACCAGGGAGATCCCCTGGCACGACAGGTGGCGCAATCGGCCCGGGACGCCGTGGCGGGGCTCCTGGTGAGCGTCCTTACCATCGTCGCCCCCGAGGTGATCGTCATCGGCGGGGGGCTCTGCACCGAGAGTCGCTGGCTGGTAGACCCCATCCGTGAACGGGTTCGGGAGGCGCTCTCCATACCGGAACTCCGGGAAATTCCCCTGGAGCGGGCAGAGCTCTGGGACACGGCGGTGCTTTTTGGAGCAGCCCACCTCTGA
- a CDS encoding glycyl-radical enzyme activating protein gives MNVPAPNPARNGKRPHQGETGAITGRVFDIKRFALHDGPGIRTTAFLKGCPLACRWCQNPEGIPRTPLLFYHREQCIRCRRCIAVCPEGALSAREDQPDGANPDFITIDRSLCRGCGLCIEACPTRALTWDSSLYTVEELFQELQKDRVFFDTSGGGITLSGGEPLAQPEFVQALLERCLAEGLHTALETTLQTSRAVLERVLPLTKLFLADLKLADSEEHRRFTGVENQQILDNARFLADRKAPILFRLPLIPKTTTSHDNISGIARFVKSLPGNYSLELINFNPLASGKYRMLGQPYPYADYTAPLPETEVEALAALVRAQGVPLG, from the coding sequence ATGAACGTACCAGCACCGAACCCGGCACGGAACGGGAAGAGGCCGCACCAGGGAGAAACCGGAGCGATCACTGGCCGTGTTTTCGACATCAAGCGCTTTGCCCTGCACGATGGCCCGGGCATACGGACCACGGCCTTTCTCAAGGGGTGTCCCCTGGCGTGCCGGTGGTGCCAGAACCCCGAGGGAATACCCCGGACGCCACTCCTCTTCTACCACCGTGAACAGTGTATCCGGTGCCGCCGGTGCATCGCGGTCTGCCCCGAGGGAGCGCTCTCGGCCCGGGAGGATCAGCCCGATGGAGCCAACCCTGATTTCATCACGATAGATCGTTCCCTCTGCCGGGGCTGCGGTCTGTGCATTGAGGCCTGCCCCACCCGGGCTCTCACCTGGGACAGCAGCCTTTATACTGTGGAGGAGCTCTTTCAGGAGTTGCAAAAGGACCGGGTCTTCTTTGATACCTCCGGGGGGGGCATCACCCTCTCGGGGGGAGAACCCCTGGCACAACCCGAGTTTGTCCAGGCCCTGCTGGAACGATGCCTCGCCGAGGGGCTCCACACGGCTCTGGAAACGACACTCCAGACGAGCCGGGCCGTGCTGGAAAGGGTCTTGCCCCTGACAAAGCTCTTCCTGGCGGATCTCAAGCTGGCCGATTCAGAGGAGCACCGCCGGTTCACGGGGGTGGAAAATCAGCAGATTCTTGATAACGCCCGGTTTCTGGCAGACCGGAAGGCACCAATCCTCTTCCGGCTCCCCCTCATTCCCAAAACAACCACATCTCATGATAATATCAGCGGGATCGCCCGATTCGTAAAATCCCTTCCGGGGAACTACTCTCTCGAGCTGATCAACTTTAACCCCCTGGCGTCAGGCAAATACCGGATGCTGGGACAGCCCTACCCCTACGCGGACTACACAGCCCCTCTGCCGGAAACGGAGGTGGAGGCTCTGGCCGCGCTGGTGAGGGCCCAAGGAGTACCACTTGGCTGA
- a CDS encoding glycyl radical protein has translation MNTPPREFHNLAMTDRIRRLKEATRQEERLFSIDQALIITESYRDHRGEPRVLQRAHALARALREMPLRVDPDEMIVGNRTPRIRAGVVSPEAGISWIEQELTTLESRPQDPFTVRPDDARRFTEEILPFWQGRTLEDAVKERLGQPMEAIRRVVKINQTDHAQGHICPDVPRWLSLGPRGIHQEASQRLQDAPEEEKPFLQAVMVVMEGAVDCITRYGQLADGTPPGRVCSALARRTPRSYHEALQSVWFLFVILQMESNASSFSPGRMDQYLLPFLEQDLHQETLTVPQALELTEALWIKFNQIVYMRNASSAEYFAGFPIGFNVAIGGMKRDGSDGTNILSWIFLKAQEHLGLPQPNLSARLWRGSPREFIDQCARVIGLGSGMPQIVNDESIIPALESLGISQSDARDYAVVGCVELSPSGNTLGWSDAAMFNLVKALELALNDGVCLLTGERLGPATGTLEDYPSFEALQEGFRRQIDYFMDRMIPLCDAVDRMHAEFLPSPFLSALVDSCLDTGKDVTAGGARYNLSGIQAIQVANVADSLAALKHLVYDTQQVPAAGVLRALREDFSGAEELRKNLISRAPKYGNDQEWVDRLGASWVEYFADRLKNFTNARGGAYQMGLYTVSAHVPMGKNVGATPDGRHAREPLADGGVSAMYGRDTAGPTALLRSLGRLPFSKAGNGALLNIKFLPRTFTNPEEREKFVALLYAMVLLGIHHLQCNVVDEKTLREAQARPDEHENLTIRVAGYTAYFVELAPDLQEEIIKRTTYGETPL, from the coding sequence ATGAACACCCCTCCCCGGGAGTTTCACAATCTGGCCATGACCGACCGGATCCGCCGTCTCAAGGAAGCCACCCGCCAGGAAGAGCGCCTGTTCTCGATTGATCAGGCCCTGATCATCACCGAGAGCTACCGGGACCACCGGGGTGAACCCCGGGTACTTCAACGCGCCCACGCCCTGGCCCGGGCTCTCCGGGAGATGCCCCTCAGGGTGGACCCGGACGAAATGATCGTGGGAAACAGGACTCCCCGGATTCGGGCCGGTGTGGTCTCTCCCGAAGCGGGAATCTCCTGGATCGAACAGGAACTGACCACCCTGGAGAGCCGCCCTCAGGATCCCTTCACGGTCCGGCCCGACGATGCCCGGCGCTTTACCGAAGAGATCCTTCCCTTCTGGCAAGGCAGAACCTTGGAAGATGCCGTGAAGGAGCGGCTTGGCCAGCCCATGGAAGCAATCAGGAGGGTGGTAAAAATCAACCAGACCGACCACGCCCAGGGCCATATCTGTCCCGATGTTCCGCGCTGGCTCTCTCTGGGGCCTCGGGGGATTCATCAGGAGGCAAGCCAACGGCTCCAGGACGCCCCGGAAGAGGAGAAGCCTTTCCTCCAAGCGGTGATGGTGGTCATGGAGGGAGCCGTCGATTGTATCACTCGCTACGGCCAGCTCGCCGACGGGACGCCTCCGGGGAGGGTCTGCTCGGCCCTCGCCCGGAGAACTCCCCGGAGCTACCACGAGGCGCTTCAGTCGGTGTGGTTTCTCTTTGTGATTCTCCAGATGGAATCGAACGCCTCCTCCTTTTCCCCGGGACGGATGGATCAGTATCTGCTGCCCTTCCTTGAGCAGGATCTGCATCAGGAAACACTCACCGTTCCCCAGGCCCTGGAGCTCACCGAGGCTCTCTGGATAAAGTTCAACCAGATCGTGTACATGCGAAACGCCAGCTCGGCCGAATATTTTGCAGGATTTCCCATCGGGTTTAACGTGGCGATCGGCGGAATGAAGCGCGATGGTTCCGATGGGACCAATATCCTCTCCTGGATATTTCTCAAGGCCCAGGAGCACCTGGGGCTCCCCCAGCCCAATCTGAGCGCTCGCCTCTGGCGGGGATCGCCCCGGGAGTTTATCGACCAGTGTGCCCGCGTTATCGGCCTGGGAAGCGGAATGCCCCAGATCGTCAACGACGAGAGTATTATCCCCGCGCTGGAGTCTCTGGGAATCAGCCAGAGCGATGCCCGGGATTACGCCGTGGTGGGGTGCGTGGAACTCTCGCCCTCGGGGAACACCCTGGGCTGGAGCGACGCCGCCATGTTCAATCTGGTGAAAGCTCTGGAACTTGCCCTGAACGACGGGGTATGCCTTCTCACGGGAGAGCGCCTTGGCCCGGCCACAGGAACCCTGGAAGATTACCCCTCCTTTGAGGCGCTTCAGGAGGGGTTCCGCCGCCAGATCGACTACTTCATGGACCGGATGATTCCCCTTTGCGATGCCGTAGACCGGATGCACGCCGAATTCCTGCCCTCACCCTTTCTCTCGGCCCTGGTGGACTCCTGCCTGGATACGGGAAAAGATGTCACCGCCGGAGGGGCCCGCTACAACCTTTCGGGTATCCAGGCGATCCAGGTGGCCAACGTGGCCGACAGCCTGGCCGCCCTGAAACACCTGGTCTATGATACCCAGCAGGTCCCGGCCGCAGGAGTGCTGAGGGCGCTCCGGGAAGACTTCTCCGGGGCCGAAGAGCTTCGAAAGAACCTGATCTCCCGGGCTCCCAAGTACGGAAACGACCAGGAGTGGGTGGATCGTCTGGGAGCCAGCTGGGTGGAATACTTTGCCGACCGTCTGAAGAACTTCACCAATGCCCGGGGTGGAGCCTACCAGATGGGTCTGTACACCGTCTCGGCCCACGTTCCCATGGGAAAAAACGTGGGGGCCACACCCGACGGACGCCATGCCCGGGAGCCCCTGGCCGACGGCGGGGTATCGGCCATGTACGGCCGGGACACCGCCGGACCCACAGCGCTGTTGCGCTCCCTGGGACGACTGCCCTTCTCCAAAGCGGGAAACGGCGCCCTGCTGAACATAAAATTTCTGCCCCGGACCTTCACCAACCCCGAAGAACGGGAAAAGTTTGTGGCCCTCCTCTACGCCATGGTCCTTCTGGGCATCCACCATCTGCAATGCAACGTGGTGGACGAGAAGACCCTCCGCGAGGCCCAGGCCCGGCCCGACGAACACGAGAACCTCACGATCCGCGTTGCCGGCTACACCGCCTACTTTGTGGAACTGGCGCCGGATCTCCAGGAAGAGATTATTAAACGAACAACCTACGGAGAGACTCCCCTATGA